In one window of Phyllopteryx taeniolatus isolate TA_2022b chromosome 23, UOR_Ptae_1.2, whole genome shotgun sequence DNA:
- the arsj gene encoding arylsulfatase J isoform X2 — translation MLILWVPLSLLLGFIVSRTWSSNWASDFRESPAPPPHIVFILVDDQGFRDVGYHGSEIKTPTLDRLATQGVKLENYYVQPLCSPSRSQLMTGRYTSTSNTPLETHTYYIITIFFHLTHSFVFVLEENHWYQIHTGLQHSIIRATQPNCLPLDNVTLPQKLKQAGYSTHMVGKWHLGFYKRGCLPTRRGFDSFFGSLLGSGDYYSHYKCEGPGMCGYDLYEGEEAAWEQDRGLYSTLMYTQKAIGILANHDPRKPLFLYLAYQAVHSPLQVPARYLERYKGIVNPHRRKFAAMVSCLDEAVRNLTLALKRYHYYDNTVIVYSSDNGGQPLVGGSNWPLRGSKATLWEGGIRAVGFVHSPLLVKKGTKCRSLVHITDWFPTLVTLGEGTLDEDLNLDGYDVWETISEGLPSPRQDILHNIDPIYVKAKNGSWKAGYGLWNTAVQAALRVGHWKLLTGVPGYSDWVPPQTFSTQRLTLRWHNERVRWDRGKSLWLFNITSDPYERVDLSQRYPHVVKKMLARLAQYNKTAVRVRYPAKDLRSNPQYNGGVWGPWYKEEIGQRYEHLLTNHLSSRRG, via the exons ATGCTGATTTTGTGGGTTCCGCTCAGTTTGCTCCTCGGCTTTATCGTGTCTCGCACTTGGAGCTCCAACTGGGCTTCGGACTTCCGCGAGTCGCCGGCGCCGCCGCCGCACATCGTCTTCATCCTGGTGGACGACCAGGGCTTCCGGGACGTGGGCTACCACGGCTCCGAGATCAAGACTCCCACCCTGGACCGACTGGCCACGCAGGGAGTGAAGCTGGAGAACTATTACGTGCAGCCGCTTTGCAGCCCGTCCAGGAGCCAGCTCATGACCGGCAGGTACACTTCCACTTCCAATACTCCACTGGAAACACATACTTACTATATTATAaccatattttttcatttgacgCACTCATTCGTTTTTGTATTGGAAGAAAATCACTG GTACCAGATCCACACGGGCCTCCAGCACTCCATCATCCGAGCCACCCAGCCCAACTGCCTCCCCCTGGACAACGTCACCCTGCCGCAGAAGCTGAAGCAGGCCGGCTACTCCACGCACATGGTGGGCAAGTGGCACCTGGGCTTTTACAAACGCGGGTGCCTGCCCACCCGCCGCGGCTTCGACAGCTTCTTCGGCTCGCTCCTGGGAAGCGGCGACTACTACAGCCACTACAAGTGCGAGGGTCCCGGGATGTGCGGCTACGACTTGTACGAGGGCGAAGAGGCCGCGTGGGAGCAGGACCGAGGCTTGTACTCCACGCTGATGTATACCCAAAAGGCCATCGGGATCTTAGCCAATCACGACCCTCGCAAACCCTTATTCCTCTACTTAGCCTATCAGGCGGTGCATTCGCCGCTTCAGGTTCCGGCTCGCTACCTGGAGCGCTACAAGGGGATTGTGAACCCTCACCGTCGCAAATTCGCAGCCATGGTCTCCTGCCTGGACGAAGCGGTACGCAACTTGACCCTGGCGTTGAAACGCTACCATTACTACGACAACACGGTCATCGTGTACTCCTCGGACAACGGGGGGCAGCCGCTGGTCGGCGGGAGCAACTGGCCACTCCGGGGGAGCAAGGCCACGCTGTGGGAAGGGGGCATCCGGGCGGTGGGCTTCGTCCACAGCCCCTTGTTGGTCAAGAAGGGCACCAAGTGTCGCTCGTTGGTGCACATCACCGACTGGTTCCCGACGCTGGTCACCTTGGGCGAAGGGACTCTGGACGAGGATCTCAACCTGGACGGCTACGACGTCTGGGAAACCATCAGCGAAGGGCTCCCCTCGCCCCGCCAGGACATCCTCCACAACATCGACCCCATTTACGTGAAGGCCAAAAACGGCTCGTGGAAGGCCGGGTACGGCCTGTGGAACACGGCCGTGCAAGCGGCGCTGCGGGTGGGCCACTGGAAGCTGCTGACAGGGGTACCCGGTTATAGCGACTGGGTACCTCCCCAGACCTTCTCTACACAG CGGCTGACCCTGCGCTGGCACAACGAACGCGTGCGCTGGGACCGCGGCAAGTCCCTGTGGCTCTTCAACATCACCTCAGACCCTTACGAGCGGGTGGATTTGTCGCAGCGCTACCCGCACGTGGTCAAGAAGATGCTCGCGCGGCTGGCGCAGTACAACAAGACGGCGGTGCGAGTGCGCTACCCGGCCAAAGACCTGCGCTCCAACCCGCAGTACAACGGGGGTGTGTGGGGGCCCTGGTACAAGGAGGAGATCGGGCAGAGATACGAGCATCTGTTGACCAACCATCTGAGCAGCAGACGGGGCTGA
- the LOC133472809 gene encoding uncharacterized protein LOC133472809 isoform X1: protein MSTNTSRNKQKQSKKGNMRAVTSAEVQEGARDERGESATSDRRPSLVVLQNMLKKIPQNPFPNQPKTLVPAPSDSSGSPADEPRSNQDGLANVTIDSLLRQNGAHQSSPQCVASSNPFYSYRTESGNMYNGGEDVGQKLWQEARVDGLFDPPPGFQNSPLDPQETGKAAVSEAEKDLFQAFSLNHVSDSYLTTPSGSASGQYHSINLNSPENNTKNPFKNLQSKSSSMQDLLRASSDDFSLKTPSGKLLDNHRSVFTDPLQPSSNTDLFGSSKAPFYSASTTESHLFQTNGGNFSYDDKLASSRLSGSDVDVFSPSSDVPSPIVKELFRDGGSTTDLFGAKAANSKDFFRTLPGSGLAKSTSDLSESAVQWKYFDAPRDVVLTTPQGSKHGILQPTPFSQARKLSKSPDSSPTELAHVKLTRRPPKPLPRSRPPRLEKPTMPENSPKPADTVESVLTGPPKPPPKPFKALPKPVIDPAAKPQDDKALNQEDYNIFEDILLIGQEKCVEDWPEDSPQLLPDFKPSGKLRLRRESLKFKMDSEGGGRGEDQDDAGSYVKSKESKFSWMSRGSSKDKLDDDLKDGRSWTLPPAGKDYFYETNTPSAKWQDGEQSWSETKKKPLKNKVNQLLRRASTSLVQRKPASAGKDDDAHKKKMNMKESTIRWRSQEAMFGDGIDEEEVAQAHLDEADAYGSKGKKKIKMKFGSQKGFANFQAEQPQGAHGYTPRRDSKDRRDPFYGAADMWQEHNFEDVDEIKRLHHSSSQDEVPVLHPKQSSFPAEQLDDDEQNAADDYKAKKNKFKGPVPKPRKEKRTHNSSGPGEPMAFDHAARAQTPCQADDWLNEDDDDDVFSRRQHGSPIVHYVHKQDELGLHKQKKMKHKPFQKHKTKKKTWEGAAEDVAGEHLSEAAQAEWLAAQKDERAAAGLQDGDGDGDTDSLMEWWNTVEQWDELPSDDEAKHLDESQSFTILADKVNRGLRMFNKVFTERAEVLWQHVVKLKALADHLATFHQKAKAAGITGSTTAAVGGVTAIAGLALAPFTFGASLIVTAVGVGVATAGGITSASATISDNVNNVQERKKVEAVLQEYQSDFRDLAKILHFVNHGLYKLRGHPFLRSGTQHYSEDWEVRKAVQMISLVDLPVLRAMELTDANLELVQRLQSGMDKYFKNSREIKKAFKKEVVARIKEVASVLNDGVVELNSIREELQKAIGNF from the exons ATGAGCACAAACACCTCAAGAAACAAGCAGAAACAGAGCAAAAAAGGCAACATGAGAGCCGTGACGAGCGcg GAGGTTCAGGAGGGGGCGAGGGACGAGCGGGGGGAGAGCGCCACCAGCGACAGACGACCA agTCTTGTTGTCCTGCAAAACATGCTAAAGAAAATCCCACAAAACCCGTTCCCCAATCAGCCCAAG ACCCTCGTTCCGGCGCCCTCAGACTCCAGCGGGTCGCCTGCAGACGAGCCGAGAAGCAACCAA GACGGCCTTGCGAACGTGACCATCGACAGTTTGCTGCGACAG AATGGAGCACACCAGTCGAGCCCTCAG TGTGTGGCCAGCAGTAACCCATTTTATTCCTATCGTACG GAATCCGGGAACATGTACAACGGCGGCGAGGATGTAGGGCAGAAACTGTGGCAGGAAGCGCGAGTGGACGGATTATTCGATCCTCCGCCTGGATTCCAGAATTCTCCGCTAGATCCGCAGGAAACTGGAAAAGCCGCAGTGTCTGAAGCGGAGAAGGACTTGTTCCAGGCCTTCAGCTTAAACCATGTGTCGGACAGCTATCTGACAACTCCAAGTGGGTCTGCTAGTGGGCAATATCACAGCATAAACCTGAACTCACCAGAGAATAATACGAAGAACCCTTTCAAGAACCTGCAGTCAAAGAGCTCCAGCATGCAGGACCTTTTACGAGCTTCTTCAGACGATTTTAGCCTCAAGACACCTTCAGGGAAACTCTTGGATAATCATCGCAGTGTCTTTACAGATCCATTACAGCCTTCTTCCAACACGGATCTGTTCGGGTCTTCGAAGGCTCCGTTTTATTCGGCCTCGACCACCGAGTCACATTTGTTTCAGACAAATGGAGGAAATTTCTCATACGACGACAAACTTGCTTCTTCCAGATTATCTGGATCTGATGTGGATGTATTCTCCCCTTCTTCTGATGTCCCGAGCCCGATAGTAAAGGAGCTATTCAGAGATGGTGGCAGCACGACTGACCTGTTCGGTGCAAAGGCGGCCAATAGCAAGGACTTCTTCAGAACGCTGCCCGGGAGCGGATTGGCTAAATCAACATCGGACCTTTCTGAGTCAGCTGTCCAATGGAAGTATTTTGATGCGCCGCGTGACGTTGTGCTCACAACTCCTCAAGGGAGCAAACACGGAATCCTCCAGCCGACGCCCTTCAGTCAGGCCCGGAAACTGAGCAAGTCGCCAGACTCTTCTCCAACTGAGTTGGCCCAC GTAAAGCTCACCAGGCGCCCGCCCAAGCCCCTTCCTCGTTCCAGACCTCCAAGGTTGGAAAAGCCCACCATGCCAGAGAACTCCCCTAAGCCAGCGGACACA GTCGAGTCTGTGCTGACTGGGCCGCCAAAACCTCCTCCGAAACCATTCAAAGCGCTCCCCAAGCCAGTCATTGACCCCGCAGCCAAGCCtcag GACGATAAAGCGCTCAACCAGGAGGACTACAACATCTTTGAGGACATCCTGCTGATTGGACAG GAAAAGTGTGTAGAAGACTGGCCAGAAGACAGTCCTCAGCTCCTGCCTGACTTCAAACCA TCTGGAAAATTGCGACTGCGCCGCGAATCCCTAAAG TTCAAGATGGACTCtgagggaggaggaagaggagaagatcaGGATGATGCTGGAAGTTATGTCAAG AGCAAGGAGAGCAAGTTTTCATGGATGTCCAGAGGATCCTCAAAG GACAAACTTGATGATGACTTGAAGGATGGCCGGAGCTGGACTTTACCTCCTGCAGGGAAG GACTATTTCTACGAGACGAACACGCCATCGGCCAAGTGGCAAGACGGAGAGCAAAGTTGGTCGGAAACCAAA AAAAAGCCTCTGAAGAATAAAGTCAACCAGCTGCTGAGGCGTGCGTCCACCAGCCTGGTCCAGCGGAAACCGGCTTCAGCGGGAAAG GACGATGACGCCCATAAGAAAAAGATGAACATGAAAGAGTCCACCATTCGCTGGAGGTCCCAG GAGGCCATGTTTGGTGACGGCATAGATGAGGAAGAGGTGGCACAAGCGCATCTGGACGAGGCAGACGCCTACGGCAGC AAAGGCAAAAAGAAGATCAAGATGAAGTTCGGCTCTCAAAAAGGATTTGCCAATTTTCAGGCAGAGCAGCCCCAGGGGGCGCACGGATACACCCCTCGCAGAGACTCAAAG GACAGACGAGACCCGTTTTATGGTGCAGCTGACATGTGGCAG GAGCACAACTTTGAGGATGTGGACGAGATAAAAAGACTTCATCATTCCAGCAGCCAa GACGAAGTGCCGGTCTTGCATCCTAAACAGAGCAGCTTCCCAGCAGAGCAGCTGGACGATGACGAGCAGAACGCGGCAGATGACTACAAAGCG AAAAAGAACAAGTTCAAAGGCCCGGTCCCCAAGCCCCGCAAAGAAAAGCGGACCCACAATTCATCTGGACCGGGGGAGCCGATGGCATTTGATCATGCTGCTCGAGCACAGACGCCCTGT cAGGCTGACGATTGGCTCAatgaggacgacgacgacgacgtctTCAGCAGACGGCAACACGGGAGTCCCATAGTGCACTACGTACACAAACAGGATGAGCTGGGCCTTCACAAACAA AAAAAGATGAAGCACAAACCCTTCCAAAAGCACAAAACAAAG AAGAAAACATGGGAAGGCGCCGCGGAGGACGTGGCGGGCGAGCACCTCTCAGAGGCGGCGCAG GCCGAGTGGTTGGCGGCTCAGAAAGATGAGCGTGCGGCGGCGGGTCTGCAGGACGGTGATGGCGACGGG GACACGGACAGCTTGATGGAGTGGTGGAACACAGTGGAAC AGTGGGACGAGTTGCCATCAGATGACGAGGCCAAACACCTCGACGAGTCCCA GTCCTTCACCATTTTGGCCGACAAGGTGAACCGAGGCCTGCGCATGTTCAACAAAGTTTTCACGGAGCGCGCCGAGGTCCTGTGGCAGCACGTGGTGAAGCTCAAGGCCCTCGCCGACCACCTCGCCACTTTCCACCAGAAAGCTAAAGCGGCCGGCATCACGGGCAGCACCACGGCGGCCGTCGGCGGCGTGACTGCCATCGCCGGCCTGGCCCTAGCCCCGTTCACGTTTGGCGCCTCCCTCATCGTCACGGCTGTCGGTGTGGGCGTGGCCACCGCCGGAGGGATCACTTCGGCTTCTGCGACCATCTCGGATAACGTCAACAACGTGCAGGAACGCAAGAAG GTGGAGGCCGTGCTGCAGGAGTACCAGTCTGACTTTCGGGACTTGGCCAAGATCCTTCACTTTGTTAATCACGGCCTATACAAGCTGCGTGGGCATCCTTTCCTCCGGTCCGGCACGCAACACTATTCCGAGGACTGGGAGGTGCGCAAGGCGGTGCAGATGATCAGCTTGGTGGATTTGCCCGTTTTGCGAGCCATGGAGCTCACGGACGCCAACTTAGAGCTGGTCCAAAGACTTCAGAGCGGCATGGACAAGTACTTCAAGAACTCGCGGGAAATAAAGAAAGCCTTCAAGAAGGAAGTGGTGGCTCGTATAAAAGAGGTCGCCAGTGTGCTCAATGATGGAGTTGTGGAGCTGAATTCCATCAGGGAGGAACTccagaaagcgattgggaactTTTAA
- the arsj gene encoding arylsulfatase J isoform X1 has translation MLILWVPLSLLLGFIVSRTWSSNWASDFRESPAPPPHIVFILVDDQGFRDVGYHGSEIKTPTLDRLATQGVKLENYYVQPLCSPSRSQLMTGRYQIHTGLQHSIIRATQPNCLPLDNVTLPQKLKQAGYSTHMVGKWHLGFYKRGCLPTRRGFDSFFGSLLGSGDYYSHYKCEGPGMCGYDLYEGEEAAWEQDRGLYSTLMYTQKAIGILANHDPRKPLFLYLAYQAVHSPLQVPARYLERYKGIVNPHRRKFAAMVSCLDEAVRNLTLALKRYHYYDNTVIVYSSDNGGQPLVGGSNWPLRGSKATLWEGGIRAVGFVHSPLLVKKGTKCRSLVHITDWFPTLVTLGEGTLDEDLNLDGYDVWETISEGLPSPRQDILHNIDPIYVKAKNGSWKAGYGLWNTAVQAALRVGHWKLLTGVPGYSDWVPPQTFSTQRLTLRWHNERVRWDRGKSLWLFNITSDPYERVDLSQRYPHVVKKMLARLAQYNKTAVRVRYPAKDLRSNPQYNGGVWGPWYKEEIGQRYEHLLTNHLSSRRG, from the exons ATGCTGATTTTGTGGGTTCCGCTCAGTTTGCTCCTCGGCTTTATCGTGTCTCGCACTTGGAGCTCCAACTGGGCTTCGGACTTCCGCGAGTCGCCGGCGCCGCCGCCGCACATCGTCTTCATCCTGGTGGACGACCAGGGCTTCCGGGACGTGGGCTACCACGGCTCCGAGATCAAGACTCCCACCCTGGACCGACTGGCCACGCAGGGAGTGAAGCTGGAGAACTATTACGTGCAGCCGCTTTGCAGCCCGTCCAGGAGCCAGCTCATGACCGGCAG GTACCAGATCCACACGGGCCTCCAGCACTCCATCATCCGAGCCACCCAGCCCAACTGCCTCCCCCTGGACAACGTCACCCTGCCGCAGAAGCTGAAGCAGGCCGGCTACTCCACGCACATGGTGGGCAAGTGGCACCTGGGCTTTTACAAACGCGGGTGCCTGCCCACCCGCCGCGGCTTCGACAGCTTCTTCGGCTCGCTCCTGGGAAGCGGCGACTACTACAGCCACTACAAGTGCGAGGGTCCCGGGATGTGCGGCTACGACTTGTACGAGGGCGAAGAGGCCGCGTGGGAGCAGGACCGAGGCTTGTACTCCACGCTGATGTATACCCAAAAGGCCATCGGGATCTTAGCCAATCACGACCCTCGCAAACCCTTATTCCTCTACTTAGCCTATCAGGCGGTGCATTCGCCGCTTCAGGTTCCGGCTCGCTACCTGGAGCGCTACAAGGGGATTGTGAACCCTCACCGTCGCAAATTCGCAGCCATGGTCTCCTGCCTGGACGAAGCGGTACGCAACTTGACCCTGGCGTTGAAACGCTACCATTACTACGACAACACGGTCATCGTGTACTCCTCGGACAACGGGGGGCAGCCGCTGGTCGGCGGGAGCAACTGGCCACTCCGGGGGAGCAAGGCCACGCTGTGGGAAGGGGGCATCCGGGCGGTGGGCTTCGTCCACAGCCCCTTGTTGGTCAAGAAGGGCACCAAGTGTCGCTCGTTGGTGCACATCACCGACTGGTTCCCGACGCTGGTCACCTTGGGCGAAGGGACTCTGGACGAGGATCTCAACCTGGACGGCTACGACGTCTGGGAAACCATCAGCGAAGGGCTCCCCTCGCCCCGCCAGGACATCCTCCACAACATCGACCCCATTTACGTGAAGGCCAAAAACGGCTCGTGGAAGGCCGGGTACGGCCTGTGGAACACGGCCGTGCAAGCGGCGCTGCGGGTGGGCCACTGGAAGCTGCTGACAGGGGTACCCGGTTATAGCGACTGGGTACCTCCCCAGACCTTCTCTACACAG CGGCTGACCCTGCGCTGGCACAACGAACGCGTGCGCTGGGACCGCGGCAAGTCCCTGTGGCTCTTCAACATCACCTCAGACCCTTACGAGCGGGTGGATTTGTCGCAGCGCTACCCGCACGTGGTCAAGAAGATGCTCGCGCGGCTGGCGCAGTACAACAAGACGGCGGTGCGAGTGCGCTACCCGGCCAAAGACCTGCGCTCCAACCCGCAGTACAACGGGGGTGTGTGGGGGCCCTGGTACAAGGAGGAGATCGGGCAGAGATACGAGCATCTGTTGACCAACCATCTGAGCAGCAGACGGGGCTGA
- the LOC133472809 gene encoding uncharacterized protein LOC133472809 isoform X2: MSTNTSRNKQKQSKKGNMRAVTSAEVQEGARDERGESATSDRRPSLVVLQNMLKKIPQNPFPNQPKTLVPAPSDSSGSPADEPRSNQDGLANVTIDSLLRQNGAHQSSPQCVASSNPFYSYRTESGNMYNGGEDVGQKLWQEARVDGLFDPPPGFQNSPLDPQETGKAAVSEAEKDLFQAFSLNHVSDSYLTTPSGSASGQYHSINLNSPENNTKNPFKNLQSKSSSMQDLLRASSDDFSLKTPSGKLLDNHRSVFTDPLQPSSNTDLFGSSKAPFYSASTTESHLFQTNGGNFSYDDKLASSRLSGSDVDVFSPSSDVPSPIVKELFRDGGSTTDLFGAKAANSKDFFRTLPGSGLAKSTSDLSESAVQWKYFDAPRDVVLTTPQGSKHGILQPTPFSQARKLSKSPDSSPTELAHVKLTRRPPKPLPRSRPPRLEKPTMPENSPKPADTVESVLTGPPKPPPKPFKALPKPVIDPAAKPQDDKALNQEDYNIFEDILLIGQEKCVEDWPEDSPQLLPDFKPSGKLRLRRESLKFKMDSEGGGRGEDQDDAGSYVKSKESKFSWMSRGSSKDKLDDDLKDGRSWTLPPAGKDYFYETNTPSAKWQDGEQSWSETKKKPLKNKVNQLLRRASTSLVQRKPASAGKDDDAHKKKMNMKESTIRWRSQEAMFGDGIDEEEVAQAHLDEADAYGSKGKKKIKMKFGSQKGFANFQAEQPQGAHGYTPRRDSKDRRDPFYGAADMWQEHNFEDVDEIKRLHHSSSQDEVPVLHPKQSSFPAEQLDDDEQNAADDYKAKKNKFKGPVPKPRKEKRTHNSSGPGEPMAFDHAARAQTPCADDWLNEDDDDDVFSRRQHGSPIVHYVHKQDELGLHKQKKMKHKPFQKHKTKKKTWEGAAEDVAGEHLSEAAQAEWLAAQKDERAAAGLQDGDGDGDTDSLMEWWNTVEQWDELPSDDEAKHLDESQSFTILADKVNRGLRMFNKVFTERAEVLWQHVVKLKALADHLATFHQKAKAAGITGSTTAAVGGVTAIAGLALAPFTFGASLIVTAVGVGVATAGGITSASATISDNVNNVQERKKVEAVLQEYQSDFRDLAKILHFVNHGLYKLRGHPFLRSGTQHYSEDWEVRKAVQMISLVDLPVLRAMELTDANLELVQRLQSGMDKYFKNSREIKKAFKKEVVARIKEVASVLNDGVVELNSIREELQKAIGNF, encoded by the exons ATGAGCACAAACACCTCAAGAAACAAGCAGAAACAGAGCAAAAAAGGCAACATGAGAGCCGTGACGAGCGcg GAGGTTCAGGAGGGGGCGAGGGACGAGCGGGGGGAGAGCGCCACCAGCGACAGACGACCA agTCTTGTTGTCCTGCAAAACATGCTAAAGAAAATCCCACAAAACCCGTTCCCCAATCAGCCCAAG ACCCTCGTTCCGGCGCCCTCAGACTCCAGCGGGTCGCCTGCAGACGAGCCGAGAAGCAACCAA GACGGCCTTGCGAACGTGACCATCGACAGTTTGCTGCGACAG AATGGAGCACACCAGTCGAGCCCTCAG TGTGTGGCCAGCAGTAACCCATTTTATTCCTATCGTACG GAATCCGGGAACATGTACAACGGCGGCGAGGATGTAGGGCAGAAACTGTGGCAGGAAGCGCGAGTGGACGGATTATTCGATCCTCCGCCTGGATTCCAGAATTCTCCGCTAGATCCGCAGGAAACTGGAAAAGCCGCAGTGTCTGAAGCGGAGAAGGACTTGTTCCAGGCCTTCAGCTTAAACCATGTGTCGGACAGCTATCTGACAACTCCAAGTGGGTCTGCTAGTGGGCAATATCACAGCATAAACCTGAACTCACCAGAGAATAATACGAAGAACCCTTTCAAGAACCTGCAGTCAAAGAGCTCCAGCATGCAGGACCTTTTACGAGCTTCTTCAGACGATTTTAGCCTCAAGACACCTTCAGGGAAACTCTTGGATAATCATCGCAGTGTCTTTACAGATCCATTACAGCCTTCTTCCAACACGGATCTGTTCGGGTCTTCGAAGGCTCCGTTTTATTCGGCCTCGACCACCGAGTCACATTTGTTTCAGACAAATGGAGGAAATTTCTCATACGACGACAAACTTGCTTCTTCCAGATTATCTGGATCTGATGTGGATGTATTCTCCCCTTCTTCTGATGTCCCGAGCCCGATAGTAAAGGAGCTATTCAGAGATGGTGGCAGCACGACTGACCTGTTCGGTGCAAAGGCGGCCAATAGCAAGGACTTCTTCAGAACGCTGCCCGGGAGCGGATTGGCTAAATCAACATCGGACCTTTCTGAGTCAGCTGTCCAATGGAAGTATTTTGATGCGCCGCGTGACGTTGTGCTCACAACTCCTCAAGGGAGCAAACACGGAATCCTCCAGCCGACGCCCTTCAGTCAGGCCCGGAAACTGAGCAAGTCGCCAGACTCTTCTCCAACTGAGTTGGCCCAC GTAAAGCTCACCAGGCGCCCGCCCAAGCCCCTTCCTCGTTCCAGACCTCCAAGGTTGGAAAAGCCCACCATGCCAGAGAACTCCCCTAAGCCAGCGGACACA GTCGAGTCTGTGCTGACTGGGCCGCCAAAACCTCCTCCGAAACCATTCAAAGCGCTCCCCAAGCCAGTCATTGACCCCGCAGCCAAGCCtcag GACGATAAAGCGCTCAACCAGGAGGACTACAACATCTTTGAGGACATCCTGCTGATTGGACAG GAAAAGTGTGTAGAAGACTGGCCAGAAGACAGTCCTCAGCTCCTGCCTGACTTCAAACCA TCTGGAAAATTGCGACTGCGCCGCGAATCCCTAAAG TTCAAGATGGACTCtgagggaggaggaagaggagaagatcaGGATGATGCTGGAAGTTATGTCAAG AGCAAGGAGAGCAAGTTTTCATGGATGTCCAGAGGATCCTCAAAG GACAAACTTGATGATGACTTGAAGGATGGCCGGAGCTGGACTTTACCTCCTGCAGGGAAG GACTATTTCTACGAGACGAACACGCCATCGGCCAAGTGGCAAGACGGAGAGCAAAGTTGGTCGGAAACCAAA AAAAAGCCTCTGAAGAATAAAGTCAACCAGCTGCTGAGGCGTGCGTCCACCAGCCTGGTCCAGCGGAAACCGGCTTCAGCGGGAAAG GACGATGACGCCCATAAGAAAAAGATGAACATGAAAGAGTCCACCATTCGCTGGAGGTCCCAG GAGGCCATGTTTGGTGACGGCATAGATGAGGAAGAGGTGGCACAAGCGCATCTGGACGAGGCAGACGCCTACGGCAGC AAAGGCAAAAAGAAGATCAAGATGAAGTTCGGCTCTCAAAAAGGATTTGCCAATTTTCAGGCAGAGCAGCCCCAGGGGGCGCACGGATACACCCCTCGCAGAGACTCAAAG GACAGACGAGACCCGTTTTATGGTGCAGCTGACATGTGGCAG GAGCACAACTTTGAGGATGTGGACGAGATAAAAAGACTTCATCATTCCAGCAGCCAa GACGAAGTGCCGGTCTTGCATCCTAAACAGAGCAGCTTCCCAGCAGAGCAGCTGGACGATGACGAGCAGAACGCGGCAGATGACTACAAAGCG AAAAAGAACAAGTTCAAAGGCCCGGTCCCCAAGCCCCGCAAAGAAAAGCGGACCCACAATTCATCTGGACCGGGGGAGCCGATGGCATTTGATCATGCTGCTCGAGCACAGACGCCCTGT GCTGACGATTGGCTCAatgaggacgacgacgacgacgtctTCAGCAGACGGCAACACGGGAGTCCCATAGTGCACTACGTACACAAACAGGATGAGCTGGGCCTTCACAAACAA AAAAAGATGAAGCACAAACCCTTCCAAAAGCACAAAACAAAG AAGAAAACATGGGAAGGCGCCGCGGAGGACGTGGCGGGCGAGCACCTCTCAGAGGCGGCGCAG GCCGAGTGGTTGGCGGCTCAGAAAGATGAGCGTGCGGCGGCGGGTCTGCAGGACGGTGATGGCGACGGG GACACGGACAGCTTGATGGAGTGGTGGAACACAGTGGAAC AGTGGGACGAGTTGCCATCAGATGACGAGGCCAAACACCTCGACGAGTCCCA GTCCTTCACCATTTTGGCCGACAAGGTGAACCGAGGCCTGCGCATGTTCAACAAAGTTTTCACGGAGCGCGCCGAGGTCCTGTGGCAGCACGTGGTGAAGCTCAAGGCCCTCGCCGACCACCTCGCCACTTTCCACCAGAAAGCTAAAGCGGCCGGCATCACGGGCAGCACCACGGCGGCCGTCGGCGGCGTGACTGCCATCGCCGGCCTGGCCCTAGCCCCGTTCACGTTTGGCGCCTCCCTCATCGTCACGGCTGTCGGTGTGGGCGTGGCCACCGCCGGAGGGATCACTTCGGCTTCTGCGACCATCTCGGATAACGTCAACAACGTGCAGGAACGCAAGAAG GTGGAGGCCGTGCTGCAGGAGTACCAGTCTGACTTTCGGGACTTGGCCAAGATCCTTCACTTTGTTAATCACGGCCTATACAAGCTGCGTGGGCATCCTTTCCTCCGGTCCGGCACGCAACACTATTCCGAGGACTGGGAGGTGCGCAAGGCGGTGCAGATGATCAGCTTGGTGGATTTGCCCGTTTTGCGAGCCATGGAGCTCACGGACGCCAACTTAGAGCTGGTCCAAAGACTTCAGAGCGGCATGGACAAGTACTTCAAGAACTCGCGGGAAATAAAGAAAGCCTTCAAGAAGGAAGTGGTGGCTCGTATAAAAGAGGTCGCCAGTGTGCTCAATGATGGAGTTGTGGAGCTGAATTCCATCAGGGAGGAACTccagaaagcgattgggaactTTTAA